Proteins from a genomic interval of Nostoc sp. TCL240-02:
- a CDS encoding serine/threonine-protein kinase, protein MIFMPQKKSENMVGQKAELDDYIGQFLNNRYLIRDLIGKGGMGRVYLAEDTAKGGMPIAIKILSFSLANQHMSQRFAREIFIGAQLGRKSKHIVRILNYGFTDDKTPYYVMEYLQGKNLKQILKIQPLTISKFLEICNQICLGLQCAHQGISLKGEIYPIVHRDIKPENIFLSEDSKEGEIVKILDFGIAKFLTERSGMTLTDSFIGSLPYCSPEHMEGRKLLDVRSDIYSLGVLMFEMLTGKHPFQTKSNSFGTWYQAHRFQMPPTVEEVNPQVKIPQILEKLLMSCLAKEVSDRPQNINQILEGLEKVNSQINDAIANNNSDIIKASLPIQLVPATFLSEQECLQKNWPKNKPIGAIGFPHLLQTSQRPIPTFWAMLPKQEIVKFLNKVHSTEFISKINVYPMLLWVTVLYDAQPSMTKWLPYFLDLKDNKGQNIARSLAEVGYYHLLFFPLEEPNRCSHVTTLSLTANQRQQLVDWLDMSQRSNELILSNQAKNLLKTEYEKLKLDILQKLAADHKAEKEGLKNWMDKFLEIFFKLLSRS, encoded by the coding sequence ATGATTTTTATGCCACAAAAAAAAAGTGAGAATATGGTAGGGCAAAAAGCAGAATTAGACGATTATATCGGACAGTTTTTAAATAATCGCTATTTAATCAGAGATTTAATCGGCAAAGGGGGGATGGGGAGAGTTTATTTAGCAGAAGATACTGCTAAAGGTGGTATGCCAATCGCAATCAAAATCTTATCATTTAGTTTGGCGAACCAGCACATGTCCCAACGCTTTGCCAGAGAGATTTTTATTGGGGCTCAATTGGGCCGCAAAAGTAAACATATTGTCCGTATTTTAAATTATGGGTTTACTGACGATAAAACCCCCTATTATGTAATGGAATACCTCCAAGGAAAAAATCTCAAACAAATTCTCAAAATTCAGCCCTTAACAATATCGAAATTTTTGGAGATTTGTAATCAAATTTGTTTAGGCTTACAATGTGCCCATCAAGGTATTAGCCTTAAAGGAGAGATTTATCCCATTGTTCATAGAGATATAAAACCCGAAAATATATTCCTTAGTGAAGATAGTAAAGAAGGAGAAATTGTTAAAATACTCGATTTTGGCATCGCCAAATTTTTAACAGAACGAAGTGGGATGACCCTGACAGATTCTTTTATTGGCAGTTTACCTTACTGTTCTCCAGAACACATGGAAGGGCGCAAATTACTAGATGTGCGCTCTGATATTTACAGTTTGGGAGTACTAATGTTTGAGATGCTAACAGGAAAACATCCATTTCAGACAAAAAGTAACTCCTTTGGTACTTGGTATCAAGCGCATCGCTTTCAAATGCCACCTACAGTTGAAGAAGTGAATCCGCAAGTCAAAATTCCGCAGATATTAGAAAAATTATTGATGAGTTGTTTAGCAAAGGAAGTAAGCGATCGCCCGCAAAATATCAACCAAATATTAGAAGGTTTAGAAAAGGTTAATAGTCAGATTAATGATGCTATTGCTAACAACAATAGTGACATTATTAAAGCCTCACTTCCAATTCAATTAGTACCTGCAACATTTTTGTCAGAACAAGAATGTTTGCAGAAAAATTGGCCTAAGAACAAACCAATTGGCGCAATCGGTTTTCCCCATTTATTACAAACTTCTCAAAGACCTATACCAACTTTTTGGGCAATGTTGCCCAAACAAGAAATTGTAAAATTTTTGAATAAAGTACACAGCACTGAATTTATTAGTAAAATTAATGTATATCCGATGCTATTGTGGGTAACAGTCCTATACGATGCCCAGCCTTCTATGACTAAGTGGCTACCTTATTTTCTAGATTTGAAAGATAATAAAGGGCAAAATATAGCACGTAGTTTAGCAGAGGTTGGCTACTATCATCTACTATTTTTTCCCCTAGAAGAGCCAAACCGTTGCTCTCATGTAACAACCTTAAGTCTCACAGCTAATCAGCGTCAGCAACTTGTAGACTGGTTAGATATGAGTCAACGATCAAATGAATTAATCTTGTCTAATCAAGCTAAAAATCTTCTAAAAACAGAGTACGAAAAATTAAAATTAGACATTTTACAAAAGTTAGCCGCAGATCATAAAGCTGAGAAAGAAGGGTTAAAGAATTGGATGGATAAATTCTTGGAGATATTTTTTAAACTTTTATCGCGTTCTTAA
- a CDS encoding esterase-like activity of phytase family protein: MQLIKKIFAIPRIIYLFISILIISFLLTNLPSSAVEVSNIEFIGEATLPKGLIFNKTEVGGLSGITYNAKNNLYYAISDDRGQKAAARFYTLKIDLSKGSLKKSRVVVTNITTLLNENDQTFRSGETDTEGIALTNKSSVFISSEGDVAKLINPFIKEFLLSSGKEITTLSIPSKFLPDKNGKQGIRNNLAFESLTITPDNKYLFTATENALIQDGVAAKPNIGSPCRILQYNLLNSQPEKEFLYQTEPVSPFLNLTGKFASGLPDLLALDNQGHFLSLERSFTGLGFAISLFQVSLEGADDIYQINSLLTVDSKNIKPVQKKLLLDLRTLDVLLDNIEGLTLGPKLPDGQQSLILVSDNNFNSLQRTQILAFKMKIETPLIRLLRRLLPNLNR; the protein is encoded by the coding sequence ATGCAGCTAATTAAAAAAATCTTCGCAATCCCACGAATTATTTACCTCTTTATCTCGATTTTAATTATCAGTTTTTTATTAACAAACTTACCATCAAGTGCTGTTGAAGTTAGTAACATAGAGTTTATCGGTGAAGCTACTTTACCGAAAGGTTTAATCTTTAATAAAACTGAGGTTGGAGGTTTATCTGGAATTACATATAATGCAAAAAACAATCTTTATTATGCTATTTCTGATGACCGTGGGCAAAAAGCTGCTGCTCGTTTTTACACTTTAAAAATAGATTTAAGCAAAGGTTCTCTAAAAAAGAGCAGAGTTGTTGTAACAAATATTACCACATTGTTAAATGAAAATGATCAAACATTTCGCTCTGGTGAAACCGATACAGAAGGTATTGCATTAACCAATAAATCAAGTGTATTTATTTCTTCCGAAGGCGATGTTGCAAAACTAATTAATCCTTTTATTAAAGAATTTTTACTATCTTCTGGCAAAGAAATTACAACGCTTTCCATCCCAAGTAAATTTTTGCCAGACAAAAATGGTAAACAAGGTATCCGCAATAATTTGGCTTTTGAAAGCCTTACCATCACACCCGATAACAAGTATCTTTTTACAGCCACCGAAAATGCTCTCATTCAAGATGGTGTCGCAGCAAAACCTAACATTGGTAGTCCTTGCCGCATTCTACAATACAACTTGCTCAACAGCCAGCCAGAAAAGGAGTTTCTTTACCAAACAGAACCAGTTTCACCCTTTTTAAATCTGACTGGCAAATTTGCTAGTGGATTACCTGATTTACTTGCTCTCGATAATCAAGGGCACTTCCTAAGTTTAGAAAGGTCTTTTACTGGTTTAGGATTTGCTATTTCCCTGTTTCAGGTTTCTTTAGAAGGAGCTGATGATATTTATCAGATAAATAGTCTTTTAACAGTTGACTCCAAAAATATTAAACCTGTTCAAAAAAAACTACTGTTAGATTTGAGAACCCTAGATGTACTACTAGACAATATCGAAGGCTTAACTCTTGGCCCTAAACTACCTGATGGTCAACAATCATTAATTCTTGTGAGTGATAATAATTTTAACTCACTGCAACGTACCCAGATACTAGCCTTTAAAATGAAAATTGAAACACCACTAATCAGATTATTACGCCGTTTATTACCGAATCTCAATCGTTAA
- a CDS encoding secondary thiamine-phosphate synthase enzyme YjbQ — translation MTHYQKLLKISTTAKSFYNITAKIETAVTESGVETGLCTLFLRHTSASLVIQENADPDVLVDLANFMAKLVPESGKYIHDAEGPDDMPAHIRTALTHTSEHIPINRGHLVLGTWQGIYIWEHRQHSHLRELVIHISG, via the coding sequence ATGACTCACTACCAAAAGTTACTAAAAATTTCCACCACTGCCAAATCTTTTTACAACATCACCGCTAAAATTGAAACCGCAGTCACAGAATCGGGGGTTGAAACTGGTCTTTGTACTTTATTTTTGCGGCACACTTCAGCCAGTTTAGTTATTCAAGAAAATGCTGATCCTGATGTTCTTGTGGATTTAGCCAATTTTATGGCAAAACTCGTCCCAGAATCAGGCAAATATATCCACGATGCAGAAGGCCCCGATGATATGCCAGCACACATTCGTACTGCACTTACCCACACTTCTGAACATATCCCCATTAATCGAGGTCATCTAGTACTGGGAACTTGGCAGGGAATTTATATTTGGGAACATCGCCAGCACAGTCATTTAAGAGAATTGGTTATCCACATTTCTGGATAG
- a CDS encoding aminotransferase class V-fold PLP-dependent enzyme, with the protein MTSLSVAQTRLHSHREQFPALANKTYFNYGGQGPMPQRAMDAMTETQAYVQQIGPFGNEAYRWIAPQTQAAREAIASELYAPSETITLTQNVTVGCNIAMWGIDWHSGDHILLSDCEHPGVIATTQEIARRFAVEVTTCPLKATLNEGDPVKVIAQHLRHNTRLVILSHVFWNTGQVLPLDKIAEVCRDNHSFLLIDAAQSVGLLPLNLTELGVDFYAFTGHKWLCGPAGAGGLYVRPEARESLKPTFIGLNGIVVDSQSQPVDWLPDGRRYEVSTLAYPLYVGLKEAIAIHQQWGTSQERYEQICQNSEYLWQCLVELPDIKCLRTSPPESGIVSFQLVNNQPQANLKLVQFLDSENILTRTIADPSCIRATIHYLTLESEIDQLVEAIQSFCKIS; encoded by the coding sequence ATGACTAGTCTTTCTGTCGCCCAAACCAGGCTACACAGCCATCGAGAGCAATTTCCTGCTTTAGCCAATAAGACTTATTTCAATTATGGGGGACAAGGGCCAATGCCTCAAAGGGCAATGGATGCTATGACCGAAACTCAGGCTTATGTTCAGCAAATAGGCCCCTTTGGTAATGAGGCGTATCGCTGGATAGCACCGCAGACTCAAGCCGCTAGAGAAGCGATCGCTTCTGAGTTATATGCACCTAGTGAAACAATTACCCTTACCCAAAATGTCACAGTTGGCTGTAATATCGCTATGTGGGGCATAGACTGGCATTCTGGCGACCACATACTGCTCTCAGACTGCGAACATCCAGGCGTGATTGCCACCACACAAGAAATCGCACGAAGATTCGCGGTAGAAGTTACCACATGTCCTCTGAAGGCGACTTTAAATGAAGGCGACCCTGTAAAAGTTATTGCTCAACACTTACGTCACAATACCCGTCTTGTAATATTAAGTCATGTTTTCTGGAATACTGGTCAAGTTTTACCCCTTGATAAAATTGCCGAAGTATGCAGAGATAATCATTCTTTCTTGTTGATAGATGCTGCCCAATCTGTCGGTTTATTGCCTTTAAACTTGACAGAATTGGGTGTAGATTTTTATGCTTTCACTGGTCACAAATGGTTATGTGGCCCTGCGGGTGCTGGTGGTTTGTATGTCCGGCCAGAAGCACGAGAAAGCCTGAAGCCGACGTTTATTGGCTTGAATGGCATTGTTGTAGATAGTCAATCTCAGCCTGTGGACTGGCTTCCCGATGGGCGACGGTATGAAGTGTCTACATTAGCTTATCCGTTGTATGTTGGGTTAAAGGAAGCGATCGCAATTCATCAGCAATGGGGAACTTCACAGGAACGTTACGAGCAAATTTGTCAAAACAGTGAGTATCTTTGGCAGTGCTTAGTAGAGTTACCCGATATTAAATGTTTGCGAACATCCCCACCCGAAAGCGGTATAGTCTCGTTCCAACTTGTAAATAATCAGCCTCAAGCTAATCTCAAGTTAGTACAATTTTTAGACTCAGAAAACATATTAACTCGCACAATTGCCGATCCTAGCTGTATACGTGCCACCATCCATTATCTGACTTTAGAATCAGAAATCGACCAATTAGTTGAGGCAATTCAAAGTTTTTGCAAGATTAGTTAA
- a CDS encoding DUF6679 family protein: MLHRKIYQLCCDGREVCVFLRDQQRWIERARIIDIEGDLVTLRYETEEEDEVCSWEEMVRLESIGAVTQKLASVPRGNVEPLMTEDCPEAERIHNRYTDSNPE, translated from the coding sequence ATGCTACACCGCAAGATTTATCAACTCTGTTGCGATGGGCGCGAGGTATGTGTTTTCTTGCGGGACCAGCAACGCTGGATTGAACGCGCCCGCATCATCGACATAGAGGGAGATCTAGTGACCCTACGCTATGAAACAGAAGAAGAGGACGAAGTTTGTTCTTGGGAAGAAATGGTTCGCCTTGAGAGCATTGGTGCTGTAACGCAAAAACTGGCTTCAGTGCCACGCGGAAATGTGGAACCTCTGATGACTGAAGACTGTCCCGAAGCTGAACGCATCCACAACCGTTACACTGACTCGAATCCAGAATAA
- a CDS encoding glycosyl transferase, whose translation MERPILYLAITNHGFGHATRMASVAATIQKSCPEILLILVTTAPRWLLECYIEGDFIYRPRAFDLGVMQTDSLTMDKVATLEKLLDIKKHQNSLIASEVNFIRQNRVHLILADIPFLTPGFAKGANIPCWMMSNFGWDFIYRDWGGEFTAVADWISDWYSKCDRLFRLPFHEPMQAFNNITDVGLIGGSPHYSADDLCSLWGIAAPIEKTILLTFGGLGLQQIPYDNLRRFPDWQFIVFDQSAPNLPNLVKINDRKYRPVDFMPICGRVVSKPGYSTFAEATLLGVPIVTIPREDFAEATFLLEGIKNYNQHQIITPSEFFQGTWDFLYQLPQLPKQSQLIAKDGNDAIAHAIISYFRSH comes from the coding sequence ATGGAACGCCCAATCTTATACTTAGCCATCACTAACCACGGCTTTGGTCATGCTACCCGTATGGCTTCCGTCGCTGCAACAATTCAAAAATCATGTCCAGAAATTTTGCTAATTCTTGTTACCACTGCCCCGCGCTGGTTGCTAGAGTGCTATATAGAAGGCGATTTCATCTATCGTCCCCGTGCATTTGATTTGGGTGTGATGCAAACCGATAGCTTGACAATGGATAAAGTAGCGACTTTAGAAAAGTTACTAGATATTAAAAAACATCAAAATTCGCTGATTGCCTCAGAAGTAAATTTTATCCGCCAAAATCGCGTTCATCTCATTTTGGCAGATATTCCCTTCCTGACTCCTGGGTTTGCCAAAGGTGCAAATATCCCTTGCTGGATGATGAGTAACTTTGGCTGGGACTTTATCTACCGAGATTGGGGAGGGGAATTTACAGCAGTTGCAGATTGGATTAGTGATTGGTACTCAAAGTGCGATCGCCTATTCCGTCTCCCTTTCCACGAACCGATGCAAGCTTTCAACAATATCACAGATGTCGGGCTAATAGGTGGTTCCCCCCATTACTCTGCTGATGATTTATGTTCTCTTTGGGGAATAGCTGCACCTATCGAAAAAACTATTTTGTTGACCTTTGGCGGCTTGGGTTTGCAGCAAATTCCCTACGATAACCTGCGGCGATTTCCAGATTGGCAATTTATTGTCTTTGATCAATCTGCGCCTAATTTACCTAATTTAGTAAAAATTAATGACCGTAAATACCGCCCAGTAGATTTTATGCCTATTTGTGGGCGAGTCGTCTCTAAACCTGGCTACAGTACTTTTGCTGAAGCTACACTTTTGGGAGTACCTATTGTTACTATTCCCCGTGAGGATTTTGCCGAAGCAACTTTTCTACTAGAAGGCATAAAAAATTATAACCAACATCAAATCATCACTCCATCTGAGTTTTTTCAAGGGACTTGGGATTTTCTGTATCAGTTACCCCAACTACCAAAGCAATCCCAGCTAATTGCTAAGGATGGTAATGATGCGATCGCTCATGCTATTATCAGCTATTTTCGCAGTCATTAA
- a CDS encoding TM0106 family RecB-like putative nuclease has product MLINAELLLQYQRCKRRTFLDIHGDKSQRDAPNELLRKLQQDKIAHQLSALAQMTYHQPDYSYGNWEKAEKATLELMERGVEYIYKGVLLANYSEAYTLLSRPNLLVKQPGQSRFGDWMYVPGSIELGKRPKQEYQVVAAFHTQVLATVQGVVPETALLILRTKNTNYTVDLFKWIPRMQQILEEFIEVLELSNPPEVFISRQKCNFCHWYSQCYAIAQSENHLSLLPGVTPLRYTQLQNIAITTLESLANTSPRTLENLVGFDPKVAPKLVVQAQSALEKRPLVLPYPLSIEDITFTAPIELYFDIEAQPDLDLDYLLGVLVVDRLTNTEQFYSFLADKPEDEELIWQQFLDLVWQYPEAPIYHFCVYEFDTVKRLAKLYNTPYSSVCPVLNRFVDVYEQLTQSVALPVESYALKAIARWLGFEWREKEASGAKCIYWYDQWLETGDRTLLEIIQSYNEDDCRATHRVKDWLVNFFQDEYGLRLA; this is encoded by the coding sequence ATGCTAATCAATGCTGAACTCCTACTGCAATACCAACGTTGTAAACGCCGAACTTTTCTAGATATCCACGGTGACAAAAGTCAGCGCGATGCACCCAATGAGTTGCTGCGGAAACTGCAACAGGATAAAATCGCTCATCAGCTAAGTGCTTTGGCACAGATGACTTACCACCAACCAGATTATTCTTATGGAAATTGGGAAAAGGCAGAGAAGGCGACTTTAGAATTGATGGAACGTGGAGTTGAGTACATTTATAAAGGAGTACTGCTAGCAAATTATTCTGAAGCATATACCTTGCTAAGTCGTCCAAATTTACTCGTCAAACAGCCAGGACAGTCTCGTTTTGGAGATTGGATGTATGTCCCAGGTAGTATTGAATTGGGTAAGCGCCCTAAGCAAGAATATCAAGTTGTAGCTGCATTTCATACTCAAGTCTTGGCAACAGTGCAGGGAGTTGTACCAGAAACAGCTTTGCTGATACTGCGAACCAAAAACACCAACTATACGGTGGATTTATTTAAATGGATACCACGGATGCAGCAAATTCTGGAGGAGTTCATTGAAGTTTTAGAGTTATCGAACCCGCCAGAGGTGTTTATTTCTCGGCAAAAGTGCAATTTTTGTCATTGGTATAGTCAATGTTATGCGATCGCTCAATCTGAAAACCATCTCTCACTACTACCAGGTGTAACACCTCTTCGCTACACTCAACTCCAAAACATAGCCATCACCACACTAGAATCTCTCGCTAACACCAGTCCCAGAACCCTAGAAAACCTAGTTGGTTTTGACCCAAAAGTAGCACCTAAGCTAGTAGTGCAAGCTCAATCTGCATTGGAAAAAAGACCCCTAGTCTTACCTTACCCACTATCAATAGAAGATATTACATTTACAGCACCCATAGAGCTTTACTTTGATATTGAGGCACAGCCAGACTTAGATTTAGATTATCTTTTGGGAGTTTTGGTGGTTGATAGACTTACCAACACAGAACAGTTTTATTCGTTTTTAGCAGATAAACCAGAAGACGAAGAATTAATTTGGCAGCAATTTTTGGATTTAGTGTGGCAATATCCTGAAGCGCCAATTTATCATTTTTGTGTCTACGAGTTTGATACAGTCAAACGGCTAGCAAAGCTTTACAACACTCCCTACTCCTCAGTATGTCCTGTACTGAATCGATTTGTGGATGTGTATGAACAATTAACCCAAAGTGTAGCATTACCAGTAGAAAGTTATGCCCTCAAAGCGATCGCACGTTGGTTAGGATTTGAGTGGCGGGAAAAAGAAGCAAGTGGTGCCAAATGTATTTACTGGTACGATCAGTGGCTAGAAACAGGCGATCGCACTTTACTAGAAATTATCCAAAGCTACAATGAAGATGACTGCCGCGCTACCCACAGAGTTAAAGACTGGCTTGTAAACTTTTTTCAGGATGAATATGGTTTGCGACTAGCTTAA
- a CDS encoding MBL fold metallo-hydrolase, with the protein MRDNLSASSSVDAAEVGTELECLPYSVQHHDEGVCLLVKMGPHRILLDCGMEDISSLAKALTKSERASNSPLPADLVLISHAHPDHSRGLLALHKAFPKLPIYGSEVTSKLLPLNWLDQDAEEISKFCHALPLRSPVEFQDGLVAELFPAGHLPGAVAILLTYTTKQRTYKLLYTGDFFLSNSRLVEGLRLEELRGLDLDVLIIEGSYGTSRHPHRRNQENQLAERINRAIADHCSVILPTPALGLGQEMLMLLRSHHHFTGRDLDIWVDGAVATGCDAYLELLPHLPPSVQNFARHQPLFWDERVRPRVRRLQAEHRPTVGKSPCIVLTDSTSDLGKHCQLDTGPWLILLPEKIDIKVNKEYLAPTTVESYLLAQHSDGPGTTQLIHNLRPQHVIFVHGSPAYLADLTSLEELQNRYHIHSPAANTLVELPIGDTFLQPAAPETNYEGELTELGTVITITLPNMITADPRWRQFADTGLIEARWQGEELVLRGLSQRELLSQNSDRYIWTDVDCCGNCRHQRGQRCWNPASPLYNFKVTLEGYCPAFEGLSSAES; encoded by the coding sequence ATGAGGGATAATCTGTCGGCATCTTCTAGCGTAGATGCTGCGGAAGTGGGTACTGAATTAGAATGTTTGCCCTATAGTGTCCAGCATCACGATGAGGGCGTGTGTTTATTGGTAAAGATGGGGCCACACCGCATCCTGTTAGACTGTGGTATGGAAGATATTTCATCGCTGGCTAAGGCGCTTACTAAGTCGGAACGTGCATCTAATTCGCCCCTACCAGCAGATTTAGTTTTGATTAGTCACGCCCACCCAGATCACTCCAGAGGCTTGCTGGCACTACATAAAGCTTTTCCTAAGTTACCTATCTATGGTAGCGAAGTAACCAGCAAGTTACTGCCCCTGAATTGGCTAGATCAAGATGCTGAGGAAATTTCCAAATTTTGTCATGCTTTGCCGTTGCGATCGCCTGTGGAATTTCAAGATGGTTTAGTAGCAGAATTATTTCCCGCCGGACATCTACCAGGGGCAGTGGCCATTCTCCTTACCTACACCACCAAGCAGCGTACTTACAAGCTATTATATACAGGGGATTTTTTCTTATCAAATTCTCGGTTGGTAGAAGGTTTGCGTTTAGAAGAACTGCGGGGCTTAGACTTGGATGTGCTGATCATTGAAGGTAGTTATGGCACATCCCGTCATCCTCACCGCCGCAACCAGGAAAATCAACTAGCAGAGCGAATTAATCGGGCGATCGCTGACCATTGTTCTGTAATCCTTCCCACTCCTGCTCTAGGATTGGGTCAAGAGATGCTAATGCTGTTACGCTCTCATCACCACTTCACCGGAAGAGATTTAGATATCTGGGTGGATGGTGCTGTCGCTACTGGCTGCGATGCTTATCTAGAACTACTACCCCACCTACCCCCATCTGTGCAAAACTTCGCCCGCCATCAACCCTTATTTTGGGATGAACGGGTACGTCCTCGCGTGCGTCGTTTACAAGCAGAACATCGTCCCACAGTGGGTAAGTCACCTTGTATAGTCCTCACCGACTCTACGTCTGATTTAGGCAAACACTGCCAACTAGACACCGGCCCTTGGCTGATCCTGCTTCCAGAAAAAATTGATATAAAAGTTAATAAAGAATATTTAGCACCCACCACTGTTGAAAGCTATCTCTTAGCGCAACATAGTGATGGCCCTGGTACTACGCAGTTAATTCATAATTTGCGACCGCAGCACGTCATTTTTGTCCACGGTTCTCCTGCCTACTTAGCAGACCTGACTAGCTTGGAAGAGTTGCAAAACCGCTACCATATACATTCTCCGGCAGCTAACACCTTAGTAGAACTGCCTATCGGCGACACATTCTTGCAACCGGCAGCACCAGAGACTAACTACGAAGGTGAACTGACAGAGTTGGGAACAGTAATCACAATTACCCTACCCAATATGATTACTGCCGATCCGCGTTGGCGGCAATTTGCCGATACTGGTTTAATCGAAGCTCGTTGGCAAGGGGAAGAACTAGTCTTAAGGGGATTGTCTCAACGAGAACTTCTTAGCCAAAATAGCGATCGCTATATATGGACAGATGTCGACTGTTGTGGTAATTGCCGACATCAAAGGGGACAGAGGTGTTGGAACCCAGCTTCGCCGTTATATAACTTTAAGGTAACTCTCGAAGGTTACTGTCCTGCTTTTGAAGGTTTATCTAGTGCTGAGTCCTGA
- a CDS encoding Nif3-like dinuclear metal center hexameric protein, protein MKIADLITWFEAWANPAWCESWDNCGWQIEPGVLQEKARVLVCLTPTLAVMQEAIAENANLIFAHHPLIFNPLKSLCTGEAIAEMVRLAFSHNIGIYSAHTNFDQVQDGTAEVLAQILELKQVTPIVPTQAGLGYGRVGLLEPFLTLQELLAAIQTRLAPPNLIFSPTADLQQIISRVAVLGGSGAGYISAVAKTGAQAYLTSDCKFHQFQESRDLNLILIDAGHYATERPACDRLVQKFQSLNLDWVQLSQKDEDFRQFFA, encoded by the coding sequence ATGAAAATTGCTGATTTAATTACTTGGTTTGAAGCATGGGCAAATCCCGCTTGGTGTGAAAGCTGGGATAATTGCGGCTGGCAGATTGAACCAGGAGTGTTGCAGGAAAAAGCACGGGTACTGGTTTGTTTGACACCGACTTTGGCAGTAATGCAAGAAGCGATCGCAGAAAATGCTAATTTGATATTCGCCCATCATCCCTTGATTTTTAATCCTCTCAAATCTTTATGCACTGGTGAAGCGATCGCAGAAATGGTACGGTTAGCTTTTAGCCATAATATTGGTATTTACAGCGCCCACACCAATTTCGACCAAGTACAAGATGGTACTGCTGAGGTATTAGCTCAAATTTTAGAACTCAAGCAAGTTACTCCCATAGTACCAACACAAGCAGGATTAGGATATGGTCGTGTTGGTTTGCTAGAGCCATTTTTGACATTACAGGAATTACTCGCAGCTATTCAAACCCGGCTTGCTCCCCCTAATTTGATTTTTTCCCCAACTGCTGACTTACAGCAAATAATTTCACGAGTTGCTGTTTTGGGTGGTTCGGGGGCTGGTTACATTTCAGCCGTCGCCAAAACTGGTGCCCAGGCTTATCTAACTTCTGACTGTAAGTTTCATCAGTTTCAAGAAAGCCGCGATCTCAATCTTATTTTAATTGATGCCGGACATTATGCTACCGAACGTCCAGCTTGCGATCGCTTGGTGCAAAAATTCCAGTCCTTAAACTTAGACTGGGTGCAATTAAGCCAAAAGGATGAAGATTTTCGCCAGTTTTTTGCTTGA